From one Pseudobdellovibrionaceae bacterium genomic stretch:
- a CDS encoding glutamine-synthetase adenylyltransferase, with product MINKSLPDLSSYSPEEWAEACRLLPAVKRYKEWSDRESNSAEYSFVLRQMRHQAWLRAAMATFFDRSTTSDICYEWSREAEELLRLGWEHCGLSALPVCLLSVGKLGSQELNLSSDVDLIVVSEVGINTEIDRAIKRFRALLADATDLGIVLRLDFDLRPGGRFGPLISTLPQLEDYYWSQGETWERLALVRGRCLFGPGPLQTAVSEVLTKFTYRRFLDYTLLDDLKQLRSRIHQHYQLDTQHEFHLKAGVGGIRDVELFVHALQVLHGGKDRQLRTHSTQKALLLLQDRGILPDEEVSLLETTYWLFRHLEHLVQLAEDRQTHVLSFDSLPRGHRICDKLTVEHLSQRVDHIVSSLLGPATSHEDTLPSTLEGQQAWLSDLGFSEETTSQIWPELMSQTAKSARREKDEKARRQFLFDFITETSKSGLDKSLGISLLAKFTQSIRAKATFFSLFAREPRIVRDLARLFSSSPYLGSILASRPELIDSFVFKFHESFSSDLETCLEQMAEYRLLTEIISANQFLYDKNATKLSQNLSNCADHLTSELLNILDGRPLDQSLQIIAMGKWGGHELGFRSDLDLVFVSHGPPTADDHRLAKRFIHRLTDVHKGGRIYNIDLRLRPSGAAGPLIVSLDGLREFLTQRALGWERQAYLRARPLSQLPFNIGDVVVNRGLSEEDLAELADIRRKLIRPLPSNLEEHVDLKYQLGGLVDIELGLQTIILYHKILGGGPSLEQMIKSVSATQPENAQSYDLLYHNYMDLRGAEQMLQLASNHSGSEILYSSQEGERLAQLLSAKPIQLAKRLAQLMRQSAEILKDLDPVRASS from the coding sequence ATGATAAACAAATCCCTGCCTGATCTTAGCTCCTATTCCCCAGAAGAGTGGGCGGAAGCCTGCCGTTTGCTCCCGGCCGTAAAACGCTACAAGGAATGGTCAGATCGCGAATCAAACTCTGCTGAGTATTCATTTGTACTGCGGCAAATGCGCCATCAGGCATGGCTGCGCGCTGCCATGGCCACCTTTTTTGATCGCTCGACAACATCTGACATTTGCTATGAGTGGAGCCGAGAGGCGGAAGAGCTTCTCCGGCTCGGTTGGGAGCACTGTGGTCTAAGTGCGCTACCCGTTTGCCTATTATCCGTGGGAAAGCTTGGCTCCCAAGAGTTGAACCTGAGTTCAGATGTTGATTTGATCGTCGTATCCGAAGTGGGTATCAATACCGAGATTGATCGTGCAATAAAGAGATTTCGTGCTCTTTTAGCCGATGCGACGGACCTCGGCATCGTGTTACGTTTGGATTTTGATTTACGTCCCGGTGGCCGCTTTGGCCCTCTCATCTCCACTCTTCCCCAGCTGGAGGATTACTACTGGTCACAAGGAGAGACTTGGGAGCGCCTTGCTCTTGTACGCGGCCGCTGCCTATTTGGACCCGGACCTTTGCAAACAGCTGTAAGTGAGGTTTTGACAAAATTCACCTACCGTCGATTTCTCGACTACACCTTGTTGGATGATCTCAAGCAGCTACGCTCAAGAATCCATCAACACTATCAACTCGATACTCAGCACGAGTTTCACCTCAAAGCTGGGGTTGGTGGGATTCGCGATGTGGAACTTTTCGTCCATGCCCTGCAGGTTCTCCATGGTGGGAAGGATCGACAATTGCGAACCCATTCGACGCAAAAAGCACTGCTCTTACTTCAAGATCGGGGGATATTGCCGGATGAGGAGGTCAGCCTCCTAGAGACAACCTACTGGTTGTTTCGTCACCTGGAGCACCTGGTTCAACTTGCTGAAGATCGGCAGACTCACGTTTTGAGCTTCGACTCCCTGCCTCGGGGCCACCGCATTTGCGACAAGTTGACCGTTGAGCACTTAAGTCAACGCGTGGATCACATTGTTAGCTCTCTTCTTGGCCCGGCCACATCGCATGAAGACACTCTGCCAAGTACCCTAGAGGGCCAACAGGCCTGGCTCAGCGACTTGGGGTTTTCCGAGGAAACGACTTCCCAGATTTGGCCGGAGCTCATGTCTCAAACAGCCAAGTCCGCCCGCCGAGAGAAAGACGAGAAGGCCCGCCGGCAGTTTCTATTTGATTTCATCACCGAAACAAGCAAGTCCGGACTGGATAAGAGCCTGGGCATTTCCCTTCTGGCCAAATTCACTCAATCGATTCGCGCCAAGGCTACCTTTTTCAGCCTTTTCGCCCGAGAACCACGCATTGTTCGGGATCTGGCTCGGCTTTTTTCCTCTTCTCCTTATTTGGGGTCGATCCTCGCCTCTCGTCCTGAGCTTATTGATAGCTTTGTTTTTAAATTTCACGAAAGCTTTTCGTCAGACCTGGAGACTTGTCTTGAGCAAATGGCTGAGTACCGTCTATTGACCGAGATCATCTCGGCCAATCAATTTCTCTATGACAAAAATGCCACAAAACTCAGTCAAAATTTGAGCAACTGTGCCGACCACCTAACTTCCGAACTCTTGAATATTTTAGATGGTCGCCCCCTTGATCAGTCACTACAAATTATCGCTATGGGAAAATGGGGTGGTCATGAGTTGGGCTTCCGCAGTGATTTGGATTTGGTTTTCGTCTCTCATGGCCCTCCCACTGCAGATGACCATCGCCTGGCGAAAAGATTTATCCATCGCCTGACTGATGTTCACAAGGGGGGGCGCATTTATAATATCGACCTGAGATTGCGCCCCTCCGGAGCCGCCGGCCCCCTGATTGTCAGCCTTGATGGCCTTCGGGAATTTCTCACCCAACGAGCTCTGGGATGGGAAAGACAAGCTTATTTGCGTGCGAGACCACTATCTCAGCTGCCATTCAATATAGGCGATGTCGTGGTGAATCGAGGGCTTTCGGAAGAGGACTTGGCGGAACTCGCAGATATTCGCCGCAAACTGATTCGCCCTCTGCCGTCCAATCTGGAAGAGCATGTGGACCTAAAATATCAACTCGGTGGCCTGGTTGATATCGAACTCGGCCTGCAGACCATTATTCTCTACCATAAAATCCTGGGCGGTGGTCCTTCGCTTGAGCAAATGATCAAGTCCGTCTCAGCAACTCAGCCAGAAAACGCCCAGTCCTATGACCTGCTTTACCACAACTACATGGACCTTCGTGGAGCCGAGCAGATGTTACAACTCGCCTCCAATCATTCCGGAAGCGAAATCCTCTACTCAAGTCAAGAAGGCGAGAGGCTGGCCCAGCTCCTCTCCGCTAAACCCATACAGTTGGCGAAGCGTCTGGCCCAGCTAATGAGGCAAAGTGCTGAAATCCTTAAAGATCTTGACCCTGTGAGAGCCTCAAGCTAG
- a CDS encoding peptidylprolyl isomerase → MGNIKIRLYHKKTPKTVRNFIGLAEGTRQFRDLKTKKMVTRPFYDDLTFHRVIPNYIVQTGDPLGNGRGGPGYSTEDEFNPFLKHDRPGIVSMANSGPNTNGSQFFITLRAIPDLDFNSPRNIMARRGNTVFGEVIEGMDVVKAISGVRRDPFDKPIDPVVLKRVVIVRD, encoded by the coding sequence ATGGGAAATATTAAAATCCGCCTTTACCACAAAAAGACTCCGAAGACGGTTCGAAATTTCATTGGTCTGGCAGAAGGCACAAGACAGTTTCGCGATTTAAAGACCAAGAAAATGGTGACCCGTCCTTTTTATGATGACCTAACCTTTCATCGTGTCATCCCGAACTATATTGTTCAGACCGGAGATCCTTTGGGTAACGGTCGTGGTGGCCCCGGCTACAGCACTGAAGATGAATTCAATCCCTTTCTTAAGCATGATCGGCCAGGAATTGTTTCGATGGCGAACTCGGGTCCCAATACCAATGGCAGCCAGTTTTTTATCACCCTAAGGGCAATCCCCGATCTCGATTTCAATAGCCCCCGCAATATTATGGCAAGAAGGGGCAATACTGTGTTTGGCGAGGTCATTGAAGGCATGGATGTCGTTAAGGCAATTTCGGGAGTCCGGCGAGATCCATTTGACAAACCAATTGACCCCGTCGTCCTCAAGAGAGTGGTCATCGTTCGCGATTAA